The Meiothermus ruber DSM 1279 genome includes the window GCTGGTAATCCACTCCTCGGCCCGGATCACGTGGGTCACGCCCATCAGGTGGTCGTCTACCATGGCGGCCAGGTGGTAGGTAGGGTAGCCATCGGCCTTCAGAATCACCTTGTCGTCCAGGGCGGCGTTATCGAACTCGATGGGGCCGCGTAGTAAGTCGTGGACGATGGTCTTGCCCTCGAGGGGCACCTTGAGCCGCACCACATGGGGCTCCCCCGCCGCGGCCCGGCGCTCGGCCTCCTCGACCGGGTAGTCGCGGTAGCGCCGGTTGTAGCCCTGCTCTTTGTGGCCGGCTCTTTGCGCGGCCTCGCGGGCGGCGGCCAGCTCTTCTGGGGTGTCAAAAGCACGATAAGCAGCCCCTTTTTCCAGCAGTATCTGCACGTGCTGCCGGTAGATGTGCAGGCGCTGCGACTGCACATAAGGGCCGTTGGGGCCGCCTTTGATGGGCGACTCGTCGGGGGAAAGCCCCAGCCAGTCCAGCATCTCCAGGATGCGCCGCTCGGAGGTGGGGTTGTAGCGGGTGCGGTCGGTATCCTCGATGCGAACAATAAACTTGCCGCCGTGCTGTTTGGCGAAAACGTAGTTGAACAGGGCCTGGTAGGCCGTCCCCACATGGGGGTCGCCAGTTGGACTGGGTGCAATACGGGTCACAACCATAACCGATAGCTTATACCAACTCTGCGCGTGGGTGGCGCGCCAGGTTACCTCTCACAGCCGCCTAAGTGGGGGGTGCTACCCTAGAGTGGTAAATGGAAGCTGCATTGCAAACAGACCCCAGCCCTATCACCGGTTCCACCACCCGCCTCGAGGCCATCGGTTTGGTCAAGCGCTACGGCAGGCGGGAGGTGGTGCGGGGGGTGAGCCTCGAGCTCTCCCGCGGCGAGATTGTGGCCCTATTTGGCCCCAACGGGGCCGGCAAAACCACCACTTTTTACATGCTGGTCGGATTCATCGAACCCAACGCGGGGCAGATCCGCCTGGGTGGGCGGGACGTCTCCCGGCTGCCCATGTACAAGCGGGCCCGGCTGGGGCTGGGCTACCTGCCCCAGGAGCCCTCGGCCTTTCGCCGCATGACCGCCCTGGAGAACCTGCTGGCGGTGCTGGAGTTTCAGCCCCTTTCCAAAACCGAGCGAGCCCAGCGGGCGGCCGAGCTTCTGGAGGAGCTGGGCATTAGCCACCTGCGCGACAAGTACGCCTACACCCTTTCGGGCGGCGAGCGGCGGCGGCTGGAAATTGCCCGCGCCCTCTGCACCAACCCCGATTTCATCCTGCTGGACGAACCCTTCACCGGCGTAGACCCTAAAAACGTCCACGACATCCAGAAGCTCATCTCCGAACTGCGCGAACGGCGCGGGGTGGGCATCTTCATCACCGACCACTCGGTGCGGGAGACCCTGGCTATTGCCGACCGCATCTACCTGATGTACGACGGCCAGGTGGCCTTCCAGGGTTCACCTGAGGAATTCGCTCGAGACGCAGGGGTGCGAACCCACTACCTGGGCGACGCGTACGAGCTTTGACTTTTTCGCCGCCTCCATCCATTCCCTATGACATTCTGGGCCATTCTCATCCTCCTGGTGCTGGTGGCCGGTCTGGTCGCCTACGTGGGCGATCTGGTCGCCAAACGGGTGGGCAAGCGCCACTGGCGTTTTCTGGGCCTGCGTCCCAGAACCACCGCCGCCCTGGTGGCGATTGGAACCGGGGTGCTGATTGCCCTGGGGGCCTTTGGAACCTTCTTCCTGTTGGTGCGGGACGCCCGCGAAACCATACTGCAGGCCGAGGCGGTGCGGCAGGAGCGCGACCGCCTGCGCACCGAAGTGGAACGACTGGAAAACCGCGCAGCCAGCATTTTTAGCCAGTACGAGCAGCTCAAGCTCGAGCGCGACGAATTTGAGAAAAACAACACCCTGCTGGCCCGGCAGCTTGCACAAAACGCCGAACTCCAGCGTCAAACCCGCCAGGATCTCGAGGATGCCCTGGTCGAGCGGGAAAAGCTGCGCCAGGAAGTTGAAGAACTCCAGGCCGCCAGCGCCGCTCAGCGCGAAGCCCTCGAGCAGCTCAAGCAGATTCGCCTCAGCCTGTTGCAAGAGAAAGAGCAGCTCCAGAAGGAAAAAACGCAACTGCTGGCCGACCGCGCGACGCTGGTGGCCCAGGCCCACAAGGCCGAGCAGCAGCTACAAGCCTTTGAAAGGGCAAGCCGCGAGGCCAGAACCCGCTTGAAAGCCCTGCAGACCCGCACTGCAGAGCTCGAGGCCCGCCTGCGCCAGCTCGAGGCCGACAAGCGCAACCTCGAGGGGGATATCGCCGTGCTGGTAAGCCCTCAAGCCTCAGCCAGTGATAACAGCCACCAGCTCGAGGCCCTCCAGCGCGAAAACAGCGAACTTAAAAGCAGCCTCGCCGAGGCCCAGCGCGAACTCCAGTTGCTGCGTGAGCGCAATCAGATGCTTGCCGCTAGCCTGGATAAAAGCCTGCGCATGAGCCTCCTGACCGAGGAACCGGTAGAGCCGGGCAACGAACAGCCCGCCCTGAGCGAGATCACCCGACGGGTTGATAACCGCATCCGCCTGCTTGGATTGCGGGGGGTGGATGTGCTGATCAAACCCATCCCCACCAGCCCCAAACCAGGCCTGTTACTGGCCCGCATCCAGGGCATTGGCGCCGATGGGCGGGTGCGGGTGGTGATCGAGTACCGGGCCCGTGAACAGGCCTTTTCTCAGGGCGATGTCCTGGCCTCCACCTACCTGATTCTGCCGGCCAGCCAGGCCGAGCTGCGCCGGCGCCTCGATACCCTTAGCCAGAGCGCCGAAAATCGGCTTAGCGAGGCGGGCTGGGTGCCCGAAAAGCTGGCCAAGGGGGGGATCGCCCTCGAGGAGTTCGTCACCCTGGCTACCCAGCTTTCGGGTAGGCGGGGCGGGGCGCGGATCGTGGTGGTGGCGCTGGATAACCTCTACCCCACCGAGCCGCCCCGGCTGGGCCTCAGGCTGCTGCCGTGACACCGCGCCTGGCAGAATTGCTCCAGGCCCTGGGGCATATTAAGGTTTCTTGAATGCTCCCCCAAAACCTCTCTTGCACGGTTTCCTCCGCCTGCTTGGGCAAAAGCGTTTTTTGTACTGGCCAGGGATAGCTATTGATAACTCCACACCGGCATATGAGAATGGAGAAGGTTTGTTGACGATGCGCATGGTCATTCTATTGGTTCTGCTTACCCTCTCACAGGCCCTGGCCCAGGCCCCCCGCCTCACCACCCCCGAGGAGGTGGCCCGGGTAGAAGTCATCCGCCGGGCTTTGCCCGCGGTGGTCAAAATTTCCGGCATTTTGCGCGACCCCCAGACTGGCAACGAAGGCCCCACCAACGGCTCCGGCTTTTTTTACGCCCCCAGCCGTATCATCACCAACTACCACGTGGTGCAGGATCTGCGCGATATCAGCGTGGAGTTGTTCGACGGGCGCTCGTTCCCGGCCCAGGTATTTGCAGTGGATAAAGGCATTGATATCGCCATCCTGACCGTGCAGGGCGTGACCGCCCCGGCCCAGCTTTCCTTTGGCAGTTCGCAGAACCTACCGGTGGGCATGGGGTTGGTGGTGATCGGAAGTCCTTTCGGGCAGCGCAACCTGGCCTCGTATGGCATCCTGGCCGGCGTTGGCCCCACCTCGGCCGAGAAAAACGACCTCGACCCCGAGATTGGCGCGGAAATTGGCGACCTGCTCTTTACCGATGCTCGAATCGTGCAGGGCAACTCCGGTGGCCCGGTGCTCGATTTGCAGGGCCGGGTGGTGGGGGTGGCCAACGCCACCCTGGGCGACCTGAGCGGCGTGGGCGGGGTGGGGGTGGCCATTCCGGGCGACCTGGTGCGGCAGAGCGTGAGCGACCTCGAGCGCTTCGGTGTCCCGCAGCGCGGCAACCTGGGGGCCACCCTGCTCGACCTAGGGGAGCTCGACCCCATCCTGCTGGGGCGGGTGGGTCTGCTCTCCACCCGTGGAGCCATGATCGAAAAGGTGCAGCCCGGCAGCCCCGCCGCCCGGGCCGGCCTGCGCCCGGCCCAGCGCGACCAGCGCGGCAAACTGGTCAGCCTAGGTGACATCATCCTGGCCGTTAATGGCCGCACCATGCGCAACGCCAGCGAGGTCACCCAGACCATTGCCCGCTACCGCCCCGGCGACCGGGTGAACCTGACCATCTGGCGCAACGGGCGGCGGCTGGATGTGGCCGTGACCATGATCGCCCGGCGCTAACCTGCCCCCCACCACCCGCCGGCGCACACCTGTTCCGGCGGTCTAAACGGTTTTTGCCCCAGTTTGTCAAGACTTCCGCTTTGGGAGTTTAGCTCTTAGCCTAAGGCAGATGTATATCGCGATTGAAGGGGTCATTGGCGTAGGCAAAACCACCCTGGCCCGGCTGCTGGCCGAGCGGCTGGGGGCCGAAAGCCTGCTCGAGGTGGTGGAAGAAAACCCTTTTTTACCGCTTTTCTATCAAGACCCCGTCCGCTACGGCTTCAAGGTGCAGGTCTTCTTCCTGCTCTCAAGGTACAAGCAACTGCTACCCCTGGCCCAGCCCAGCCTGTTTACCGGTGGGGTGGTGGCCGACTACCTCTTCGATAAGGATGCCATTTTCGCGGCCATGAACCTCTCCGGGGCCGAGTGGGATCTGTACAACGACCTCTACCGCAGCCTGGCCCCCAAGATCCCCACCCCCGATCTGACCATCTACCTGCGGGCACCCCTGCCGGTGATTCTGGAGCGCATCCGCCGCCGGGGGCGGGTCTTCGAAAAGCAGATGGAACCGGAGTACCTGGCCCGGCTCCACGAGTTCTACGAGCACCACTTCGCCACCTACCCCCATGCGCTTTGGACCCTCGAGACCCAGGATCTCAACTTTGCCGAGCTCGAGGCTGACCAGGACTGGGTGGTGCGGCAGGTACAGGAACGGCTCGCCCAGAAAACCGCCACCCCGTCCGCATCCTAGGATCGCCTCGAAGACACAAGCACTATGTACATCGCAATTGCAGGCAACATCGGCTCCGGCAAGTCTACCCTGACCGGGCTGCTGGCCCAACGCTACGGGCTTTTGCCGGTCTACGAGACCGTGGACGAAAACCCCTACTTAGCCGACTTCTACGCCGACATGGGGCGCTGGGCCTTTCAGTCCCAGGTGTTTTTTCTGGCCAAGCGGCTCCGGCAACACCTCGAGCAGATCAA containing:
- the lptB gene encoding LPS export ABC transporter ATP-binding protein; translated protein: MEAALQTDPSPITGSTTRLEAIGLVKRYGRREVVRGVSLELSRGEIVALFGPNGAGKTTTFYMLVGFIEPNAGQIRLGGRDVSRLPMYKRARLGLGYLPQEPSAFRRMTALENLLAVLEFQPLSKTERAQRAAELLEELGISHLRDKYAYTLSGGERRRLEIARALCTNPDFILLDEPFTGVDPKNVHDIQKLISELRERRGVGIFITDHSVRETLAIADRIYLMYDGQVAFQGSPEEFARDAGVRTHYLGDAYEL
- a CDS encoding DUF3084 domain-containing protein; the protein is MTFWAILILLVLVAGLVAYVGDLVAKRVGKRHWRFLGLRPRTTAALVAIGTGVLIALGAFGTFFLLVRDARETILQAEAVRQERDRLRTEVERLENRAASIFSQYEQLKLERDEFEKNNTLLARQLAQNAELQRQTRQDLEDALVEREKLRQEVEELQAASAAQREALEQLKQIRLSLLQEKEQLQKEKTQLLADRATLVAQAHKAEQQLQAFERASREARTRLKALQTRTAELEARLRQLEADKRNLEGDIAVLVSPQASASDNSHQLEALQRENSELKSSLAEAQRELQLLRERNQMLAASLDKSLRMSLLTEEPVEPGNEQPALSEITRRVDNRIRLLGLRGVDVLIKPIPTSPKPGLLLARIQGIGADGRVRVVIEYRAREQAFSQGDVLASTYLILPASQAELRRRLDTLSQSAENRLSEAGWVPEKLAKGGIALEEFVTLATQLSGRRGGARIVVVALDNLYPTEPPRLGLRLLP
- a CDS encoding deoxynucleoside kinase gives rise to the protein MYIAIEGVIGVGKTTLARLLAERLGAESLLEVVEENPFLPLFYQDPVRYGFKVQVFFLLSRYKQLLPLAQPSLFTGGVVADYLFDKDAIFAAMNLSGAEWDLYNDLYRSLAPKIPTPDLTIYLRAPLPVILERIRRRGRVFEKQMEPEYLARLHEFYEHHFATYPHALWTLETQDLNFAELEADQDWVVRQVQERLAQKTATPSAS
- a CDS encoding S1C family serine protease gives rise to the protein MRMVILLVLLTLSQALAQAPRLTTPEEVARVEVIRRALPAVVKISGILRDPQTGNEGPTNGSGFFYAPSRIITNYHVVQDLRDISVELFDGRSFPAQVFAVDKGIDIAILTVQGVTAPAQLSFGSSQNLPVGMGLVVIGSPFGQRNLASYGILAGVGPTSAEKNDLDPEIGAEIGDLLFTDARIVQGNSGGPVLDLQGRVVGVANATLGDLSGVGGVGVAIPGDLVRQSVSDLERFGVPQRGNLGATLLDLGELDPILLGRVGLLSTRGAMIEKVQPGSPAARAGLRPAQRDQRGKLVSLGDIILAVNGRTMRNASEVTQTIARYRPGDRVNLTIWRNGRRLDVAVTMIARR